The genome window ACAGCGTCAAGGGCAGGATGACGCTGGCAGGAGACCTGACGTCAGGGACCTGCGCAGCGCTGCACAGGGAGCCTTCAGCATACAGTGCCTGCTGCCACGACAAGGTTTGGAGCCACTGGCTTTCCTCACAGACCCAGGATTCTCAAACTCACTGAATTAGTGGAATATCGGGCGCTTTTGTGGAACATCGTGAAATATGGATAAAATAGGTGAAAAATAATCAAGTGCTGTAAAAGTTTATGCCAGTTCTCATAGCATCTAAACCAGAATTGTGTGGTAACACGTACCAAGAAGCTTAAGAAATTTTATGCAAGGACACCTTACAATTGGGAAAATTCTATTACCTTAGCTTTTTTCTGAAACCTAGAAGAGAGATTGCAGCTTTGGTTTTAGCTATAAAATACCTGCCTGTTAAGGATAAAATTGGTCGGAGCAGGGCTGTCCTGCAACGTCACCATTAGTATCCTGATGCAAACTTGATGCCAAATCCCGAGAACAGCGCTCTTAGGAATTGCCAGGAGAACCGAGCCTGTACCCACCTTTGATCTACGGTGGAGAAATCTAATATATGGACTACCCGGGGCCTCCCCCGGAGTCGGCCTGAGGTCACCAGGAAGGCAGAGCAGCTCACAATAGTTGCTCTGTGGCCACACAAAGGCCTGGCCTTCCCAGCGCTGTCTGACCCTTCAACTCTGACCAACATATGTGTTTACTCAGCAATTACAATTTAAACTACCAGAGAGGCAGTTCGGTCACTTATATCAAAGGGAATGAATGAAAGCTTCCCTGGTCCCATAACAGAGAAAGCCGGACTAGCCTCTGCACTCAGAACAAAGACACTCCTCTTTTCACAGTGCAGACAATTGTTTCTCAGAAACCCTCACTGTTTTGTAACCAAGACAGACAGTTAGAAGGAAGGTCCAACCCCAAATTACAGAAGTTGAAAAATCTAATAAGCGAGCTGGGCAAGATGTTGagtttctttaaatgttaaaagCACAGATGGAGAGCACCTAAGATGTCATTTGTTAAGCTGGGGGAAACTgcaattctgttttattttcaacatCACTGAAGACTGAAATCTGCTATGAAAACTTGGAGATCCAGTCTTCCACAGGTTTATAATCTAGTGGTAACCCCCAATGATTTTACTTGACAGCACTGAATAACAGCTATTTTGAGGAGACAGGCATAGAGATGGAAATTGGAGAAATAGATTTCAGTGCATCTTTGGGCAAATGACCTCATCTGCCCTCAGACACTGAGGGTGGCAGTGTAAACTGGTAACAGCACTCTGAAAACCGTTTGGCCCTATCTGTTACAGCTGAAACATACCTGATGACAGCAAGTCCACTCCTAGAACACTCAGTAGAAATGAGAAAGCACGTGCCCCAGGAGACGTGTGAAAGATGTTGGTTTCATTAGAAAGCCAGCCACCCTGGAAACAGTTGCACACTCTATCAACAGTAGAATAGATAAATGCTGTACAGCAATGAAGACAGCATAAACACCTGCTACAAAGCAATGTGGATGCACCTCATGGAATCTTGGGTGAAAGACGCCGGAAACAAAAGGCCACATGCCCTAGGagtccatttacataaagttcaaaaccagGCTGGACCAGTCCCTGCTGACAGCAGGCAGGCTTTGGTTCCCCTTGGGTGAAATAGTCTATTTCTTTGACCTGGGTAGTAGTGGCACAGGTGTGTGCACTTTGTGACATTCACTGAGCTGTCCATTTAGGTTTTTATGTTTCTATGTGTATACTTCAATAgaaagtttacattaaaaaatgaaccCATCTGAGTTTGTTGGGCAGTTTTATGACTGTATCTGTGACCTGAAAAATGGTTACATGTTCACTGTCAACTAGAGTGTTGCTTCAGAATTGAAGTGGTTTCTTCATCTAAACATGCTGCCACGCCACCTCCTTTGGCCACTGTGGCTGCTCTTGCACCAGTCCTTGCTCTGCAGTCCAGTCCTTGGGGAGCTGTGTGCCGGGCCAGTGCCGCATTCACTGGCAGACACTGCCGCTGCACATACTTCATGCACTCCAAGAGGAGGTGTTTCCAGATACCTACTGTGAGCCAGATGCTTTGTGTATGATATTTTAATTTCGCTCTCTCAACCTGGGAAGTCAGTACAATAGACAAAACCACTGAGTTCAGGGAGGCAACATAACCTGCCCGTGCGGGGCTCTTGGCTAGTAAAATACAAAGCGGATTGGACATCAAGTCTCCTTCTGGCACAGAGTCCTGTGTAGAGCATTGCACCCCACTGCCTGCCGTGAGCTGGTGACAGGAGGTCAGGTGGCAGGAATAAGAGAAAGCTGACTCAGTACATCAGGGGGCTAAGAAACACCTTTCACGAATCAATCCAGGGGGCTTCACTAACCTgactccctccatccccaccccaggcGGAATGACTCCCGCCCTCTCTGAGCCCAGATTGCCACCAGTACACCCCCAGCACATTTTACTGTGCCGGCCTCAAGGTTGGTTGTCTCCCTCTCCTTAAAGACAGCACAGAGCCAGCCCAGGGTGGGCACTCTGGAATTCTCTCATTAGTCCTCCTGCCTGAGAGCAGTTTCAACAAGAGGGCTGAGTGCAGAATTTCAGCCACTGAGGGTACCAGGGGATTCAGGTCCAAACATGTTTGTGAGGGAAAGCAAAACTCAGTGCACGCGAGCTGGCTTCCCAACAGAATCTCTTTAACTGTGCAATCCCACAACATGCTTATGATCAGTGATTCCTCCTCTGAAATGGAAATGGGTGAGCTTTCTCACGTGCATCAACTCCTCTGCCAAAACCCAGCCTCCTGGAACAAGAACAAGGATTAACTATACAAACCACCTCTTGCTCACATGTAATTTAGGAGTCAATATAAAGTAACACTTTCTGTACCCAGTAAATGAGAAACATAATATGCTCTCCTTGGCTCACTAAGTAAAAAAGGAGATTTAGAAGgcctattttaaccattttttgaAAGCTTAACTGGAGAAGGGATAAAAGCTGAATGTATGCTGAGATCTAGTGACCAGGAAGTATTggtaaatatatgtaatatgccTTTTCTCTTAGCTTATGTGAGTATAATTAATTGACCTTCAGTTTCCTTCCACAAGGGAAGAAGTTACAATAAGAAGAGTGCTATGGTGCATGGTTCTATATTCAGGTGAAAGTCAGCAATATAGAATTATCTCCTATTTATGCTGGAGTCCAAGTTCACCAGAGACAAAACAACACGAAAACCAAAAAACAGCTAGGAGGATCAGTCTTCCATGGTGGAATAAAGAACTGATATCTTATCAATAGCTTTCACTAATGGAGATGAATTGGATAAAACCACTGATCTCTTAAAACTTTCCTTGTTCAGCTGCAAAAGTGCTATCTAAAAAACAATCTATACCAAAGACCACTGCTGCCCCGCCCCATTCCTAGAAATCTATTTTAGAAAAGAGAGGTAATTACAGGCTAGTGAGATCAGCAAAGTAAATTGTTTTAACTGGAACTTGTCAGCCCAATTATaactttgaaagtaaaatgacaTGTTTAGAAGGATAATATGAGAACTTTTCAAAGGTTCTCTTAAAAATCTGCAGACTTGTAAAAATGCTCTTAATCTTGACTTTTTATTAGCTTATTCTCCTACCCACCGTGAGGGGGTTTAAGCAGAGACTAGGAGCGGGGTCCTTGAAATCCTCTCTCCGCAGAGGGGTCATCTTATTTCACCATGGCAGCAAGCCTCTTGGACCTGTCTGAAGCAAGATTAACCTGGGGAAACTGGGTTTTGCAACTGTTAAACTTTCTCCCTGTACATGCCCCTCTGCCATCAGTTGCTTGATTCTCAGACTTCTGCATCAGCCCGCGTCTGGCTGTCACAGCTGGTTAGAGGGAAGGGCAGCCCTGGATTCTCTCCTGcctggcctcggtttcctcctggGACTGCAGACGCCTCGTGTGTCTGACAAGAGGAGGGCCCCAGCCTAAGACAGTTGCGCATCTGAATCCTTTGGAAGGCAAGATACAGCCCATCTTCTCCCAAATCCTGCTTATAAGCAGGATCACAGAAAATGGCCAGTGCACATGGTGGACAAATGCCAGAAAGGAAGGTCCCAGATAAGGAAACCAGTGACAAAATGAAGCTGTAAAGCCTGACACAAATACCATGAGATTGGTTTCTAAAGTCCCTGGAGCTCCAGTAGCGTGTGTGTCTGAGTCCAAGTCAGGCAAGCGACTGCCAAAACCAAGGGTGGTCTGTGAAAGAACCTCGGGAGGGACCTGTGGATTGTGCTTTGCAGCCAGACCCGCAGGGGCAGGTGCAGGCATGGGGCCCCTTCCCGCCACCACTGCAGTTTCCAATGAAGAGACCCTTCCATGACACTGATCGTTCAGAATGGCCATGGCTAGCCTTACTGCTTCATCCTCGTGGGGCTCGAGGGAACTGAGAGGCCACCTCCTGCAGCCCCACTGCATGGACGCTCTGCTGGCATGCCTGAGCAGCCACCCCATGTCTGCCCTGTGCTGCTGGCAAGTTCTAACTCAAGAACCTTGGGTAGTGGCTACAAGGATGGCAGAAATGAGGACCCTACCACAGTTTATGTTTTAGTTTTGTCACATTTGCCTTAATTTTGCCTTAAATGCACCACagtaaaactaaaagaaagatagaaatcaGCATAAATCTTGAAATACTGTAGTGCTGGTACCTCGACATGTGACCCTCAGGAGCAGCTCTGCACCCTCACTGTGCACTGGGAGGACAGTGGAGCACACTCTGCTCCCTGGAGCAGGAAGACGTCCTGGGCTGGCCTCAGGAGTCACAGCTGGGCTCTGCTTTCGTCCCTAATTGAACATGTGGTCTGGGTCCAACTTCACTTCTTCTTTGCATTCCAAAACATCTAAAGCTTCTCATGGCTCAAAACTGTTACTGGAAACACTAACAGTAGCGACAGCAACCACTGAAGGACTGTCTACCGAGTTTTAGGTATGGTGCTGTGAGCTTTACACGGGTTAGTTCATTCACTCACAACCCAGGAGCGACCTGCACTGTCCCATTATCCAGACGAAAAAAGTGAGGTTCAGAGGGTTACCTATTAAGAGGCCAAGCTGGGACCTGATTCTAAAACCTAGGTCCTCCTTCATCCTGACACAGTGCCACTGAATCCCCTCATCACACAGCGGCTCATCCCCAAATCAGAACGAGACAATGCCACTCAGCTCACCTGCAAGTCCAGGGAGAGGCCGGCTCCTCGGCTCATCCGGGAactcagaggctcagagagcatCTCTGTGGGCCCTTTGCCCTCTCCTCCTGTTGATCCTCCCGCCTGGTCCTTTTAACACTTGTTCCGTGTCCCACCCTTACTTTCCCCTGTACCGGGAGGTACTGTTAACGATGACAGTCAACACTGGTTAAAGGGCTGACGCTCACGACACGCACCAGCTTTGAAGGGACTTCTGGCAAAATCTACTCAAATATCAAAAAGTGGCACACAGCTCTCCTCCAGCACAATCAACTAGGACTTACAATACCGTTTCTGACAGCATTTCAAGCCACTGGATCACCGGAACAGCAATACAGCTAAATACTGGATTCGGTCTCAAACGAGCTATTTCTCTGAACCTGGTCACAGGCCACACTCCAAAATCCAGTCACTGCAAATCTGTCTTTGGCTGAAGATAGACTGAGCCACAGCGTAGACAGGCCAAACTGTTACAGAGAAACAGCCTCTAAAGAGCGGAACTGCTGGCGAGGTAAGGGTTATCACTCACACAAGATCGTTGTTATGGCCGTCCCTGGATGAAATGCTGCAACTCACATATGCAttctaacaacacaaaaacaaacccacGAAAACCTCTAATTGAAAATGCATAGCAATGATGTAGTTAAAACAACTACTTTTTAGTCTGACCaaagaaggaattattttttgacttgtcacatttaaaaatattttccacattaaagtataataattttaaagtataataatttTCACCACAAGTTTAGAATTTTGGAcaagaatatattttactttctcataAAAGTTctaccaaaaatatatatttttcttaacttaaaaacacaactttggaaaggaaaatgagtTGTTATAATTCATTACATGTTTTACAAACAGCagtgaaaggaagaaatcaagagaatggattcaatgtttaaatataaaaatgttcatttcaaaaGCTTGACTTTGTCCTTTAATAACTTAAAGGTGGGgttcttgctgattttcttgtTAAAGATGACCAGAAGCTCCTCTTCAGATTTGTGATGTTCATTTGTCACAGCATAATACTGAGCTAAAACCTTCACAAAGAGAAACAACTGTCAAATGGGTGTATTTGTCCTGAAAATTGACCTAAAAAGTCCTTTAATCCAGAAGTAGGccaatagtaaaaaataatagcaagccaggtgctggttacacaggtgtgttcTGCTTGTGAAAACTTGTGCAACTGTACACACATGAGCACTTTACCTGTGTCAGACACTgataaagaattaaacaaaaagaagaaaccatTGCTCTGGAATaatcaaaagatagaaaaatatctagaacaataattttcacatttaatatagGCACTGCGGTGGCTGAGGAAGTGTCATGGGACTTGGCCCCATTCCCTCCCCACAAACCCTGAGGGGCTCCTGGAGCAGCATGAAAGTCACCAAGATACACAACATTTATACTATttcagattaaaacaacaaactgtacattttaaaataaagaactgatTGTCCCGAGATTATATACCTGGGTTCGTACACCATACCTTTTTCCGTAGCTTTTTGATTGCTATTTCGTTATCTGGGGCCTGTTTCAGGACTGCTTTAATAGTTCCCTTCCAGTTGAATTTACCTATAATATAAAGAATAATCTGTAAAACATTTTGTTTAGTTATATCACcaggaagataaagaaatgatTTCTGCAACATCTCTTTGCTACCTGGAAAATGAACTAACCCTGAATGAACAGGACACCATGGTACCGTGTAGCAGGCACTTGACCCATCCAATCACAGTGGCCTAGCAGTACTGACTACCCTCACAGTACTCGTTCTTACAGTGAGCAGGTTAACTAAGTATCCTAAGTACCATCACTACTACAAGTTCCTGTAAAAAGACAGAGTGGTATCTAATGAACTAAAGATTTACTAAGCATCCACTAAGATCACGGGGCTGTCCAAGAGCAGTAAGCAAGACAAAGATGAGCAAAAGGAGCTTAAGAGAGGGGACAGCTACAAATAATTATTATACAGTGGGCTAAAAGACTCATCTGTGGGACTTCTGCTCCTGGGAAGAAGaagatttgtatgctgaaaatcCATAATGCtgatcaaagaaatcaaagatttaaataaatagaaagatataccatgttcatggattggaagactcaataggGTAAATATaccaattctccccaaattgatatacaggtATAATCCAATTCCTACATCATCACAgcaagatttttttgtagatatagacaagattattctaaaacaattttgaaaagaataaagtgggagaaatAAGCCTACACAATTTCAAGACTTCAAGTTTACTGTAGatagctgcagtaatcaagaatGTGTGGTATTGGTAGAAGGACAGATGCacaatcaatgaaatagaataaagaacccaGAATAGACCTATACAAATACcccaagtgatttttgacaaaagtgcaaaaccaattcaatgagggaaaaaatagcctcttcaacaaatagtgctggagcaACTAGACATTGATGGGCAAAAAAATGACCCTTGAACTAAGtctcatattttatataaaaactaaCTCCATATgggggcttgcctggtggcatagtggttaagttcatgtgctctgcatCAACGGCCCAGGGATCActggttcagaacctgggcacggacctacacaccacttatcaagccatgctatggcaggcatcccacatataaaatagaggaagatgggcacagacgttagctcagggctagtcttcctcagcaaaaagaggaggattggcagcagatgttagctcagggctaatattcctaaaaaaaaacctcaaaatggatcatggacttaagtgtaaaatgtaaaactataaaacatttagaaaaaaaaataagaaaaaaatcattgagatctagggttaggcaaagagttctgaAATTTGACACCCAAAGTATGATCTATtagaggaaaaatagataaattagatttcttcataattaaaaacttttactctaCAAAAGAttctgttaagaggatgaaaagacaagctacagactgggaaaaaaaaaaaaaaaacctgcaaacCACACATCCCACAAAGGactaatatttagaatatataaagaactctcaaatctcaacaggtaaaacaaacaaacaaacaatccaattagaaaatgggcaaaagacaagaACAGACATTTCAAGGAagagatacacagatggcaaataagtacatgaaaagatattcaacatcattagggaTATACAAACTTAAACCACTATAAGCTTTACTACATACCTATCGGAATGCTAAAAAAACAGTACCACCACCaaatgttggccaggatgtggggaaactggatcacacacacattgctggtgggaatataaaatggtacaaccactcttGAAAaagttggcagtttcttaaaaaactaaacatgcaactgcCATACTACACAGCTACTGTACTCCTGAACATACATTCCAGAAAAAATGatgtatgttcacacaaaaacttgtacatgaatgtttacagcagctttattcataataaccagaACCTGGAAATAGTCCAGGTATCCTTCAGTAGACGAatagttaaacaaactgtggtacatccatgccaTGGACTACTACTAAGCAACGAAAAGGAATAGATTATTGATATGTGcagcaacctggatgaatctccagagaatgcTGAGTGAAAAGAGCAAATCTCAGGTTACATACTAAATGCAACAGtctgaaattacaaaattatagaaatggagaacagattagtgattgctgGGGCAAAGaagggggtgggagtgagggggaaGTGGgcgtggctataaaagggcaacaggaGGATCCTTGCGCAATGGAAACCTTTGTCTCCTAACTCTGTCAGTGCCAGCACCCTGGGGAGAGACAGTACTATAGCTGTGTAAGGTGTTACCCTTGGAGACATGGGTACATGGGGAAAGGATACATGGATACATAAGGATACACAAGTCTGCATCACTTCACATAACTGCATGtcaatctacaattatctcaaaacgaaaaatttattttcagaaaagccTCATTTATACAAAGTTGGGGAAGGGTTCCAAGCTAAGAGATCTAACCCAAGGTGGGCAGTCACTGACCCTCCGTTAATAAAGCCTCGATTCCCACTTGAGTCCTCGGGTCTGTTCTTGACTGGTAGGAGCCTAGGGAAGGCTTCGGGCCTGAGGAGTAGCAGCAGCTTTGTGGAGGAGGCAGCAGTTAAGAGGAAGCTGGAAGGCCAGGGAATGGATTCTGACAAATACACCTTCTGGCTTAGGGAGGTGGCCATGGAGTTTTAAGCAAGGAGACACCAGGAACAGGCCCAGACGTGGGGAGAGGGAACAGCCGAGTCTGGCTGGACCTCAGGGCACGTCTAGGAGAGTAATGAGAGGCAGCGACAGGGGAagcaaggagaggggaaagggagcAGGGGCTCAGAGAGTCATGCtgggtttattttaaattccaaacaCAGTATCTATTTCCAATCCAGACAGctttactttttatctttaaagctAGACAGAGACACTGTAAGAGTGGCTCACACagttctcattcatttctttggAGTCACATCCTACAGAACTTACTTTGCTTTCAGATTTTTCCACATGCCTCTGGAGGGTACGACCTGCCAGAAAgccctgcttcccctcctccttccccaccctaaGGAGGGCAAAGCTTTCCAAATGACGGCAGCAATACCTTTTGCAGAAGCCTCATGGTTTTCTGGTTCTTCACCCTCAGAATGTCCTGGgaactttatctttttcttcttggacTCTGCTTCAACTAAGTAAttagaaagattgaaagaaaaagattttgcaTTTATGACAGAAGCTACCATTTAACGAGAGCCATACATGGTCAGGCCCCTTACATCCATcacctctcccactccccaaGCAACCAGCACCGTGGGGTTTCTCCTCCTCCACGTGAGATGAGGAGATGGGGAGCTGAGAGGGAGGTCACTTGCCTGGACTGAGCCCAGGTCGGCCCGATCCCAAAGCTTATGCTCTTTGCCTTACTTGGTTCAAAATGCAAGGTCTAATGGATTTTATGTATCCCAAATTCACagcttcaaaatgtttttaacaaGCCTGGAAACAAGCTAGCCACGTACTCTCCGAATGCTTCCGCTTTCTCTTTCCTGGACCGGTTTTTGCCTCCTCCTCGTCCACGCCTCCACCCACTGCCCCGTCCTCGGCGCACAAGCCcttgctcctcttcctctggctAGGCTTCCCTGCGGAGCCGCTGGCCTTGGGGCTGTCCTCCCCTCCAGCTTCCTGCTCGGCCTCCCGCCCCATTTTGCGCTTTTTGGGCTTCTGACTCTTTGAATTCTCTTGGTGGTTTTCTaatcttagttctttcttttctttttttcttttcttctgccgttcttccttcctttctcttttattcttcttcaccTTTGCTTGTTCTTCCGTGGTATCATTTGCTTTGGAACATGGAACGTTGGCGGAGATTTCTGCATGTGGATCCGCCACTGGGTTGAGTGGCTGTTGATCTCGCTCCTTACTGACAGGTTCCTTATTATTAAGCAAAACCAAGAAACACATAAATACTCATTCCAGACACAGTTGTTCACACCATTGCATGTATCTactgaagaaaatgttctaagaaaaatgtctttattacTTACCATTTTATAACTGTGCTAAATGCTAAACAATAGCTAAAATATAGCAATAAATATACGAACTGGGAATAACTGCCTCGGCCCACACCCCTCTCTGCATTTAACAGACATTTTCATTCCAAGGGAAAACCGAAGCATCCTTCCGTCCCGCAAGCCAGACCTTTAACTGTGGCTCACTATTCACTTTTCTTTGCAAGAAGACGAGCACTTAGATGTGGCAGGACCACTGGATTTATGCATctgcagacctgggttcaagttccaGCTCTGTTCACGACCAGCCAGGTGACTCAGGGCAAGTTATTTAGCTGCTCTAaaccaatttcctcatctataaaacaaaggTAGTAACACCTACCTTATGCAGTTGATGCATATCAACAAATCAAATAAGATATGTCATGTGTTTAGCACGGGACATGCCCAGTAAACGGGCCCGGTGAGCGGGAAGGGTTTTGTAACTATCGAGGACTAGACAGaggtattgttattatcatcctcattcaGATTAGATGGCTACCTTAGAGGAGGGGTCAGGGACACCTGGACGGAGGGTCAGGAACCATGGGGAACTAAATAACCACAAGCACTGGAACAAGGTCAGCTGTCCGTTTACTGCAATACCCTATCCAAATCAGCACAGATCAGCATGGCTAGTCCCAGTGCCTGCTGTGCTCCCTGACTCTAAATACGCTGGAGTCTCTACGCCAGCCCCTTCTCAGGAGACGACATGAGCAATCTGCTGAACTGCTCTGGGAGCCCTAATGCgtctggaggggaaggagggggtcAATGGCAGGAGCTCTCAGGTCGCTTCAGTTGTGGTAGAAACCACTGGACTTAAGCATCTACAGACCTGGGCCCAAGTTCCATCTCTGTTAGTCACCAGCCAGGTGACTCAGACAGTCACCTCCAGTCTTCCACCTTCAGGAGACTCAGTCACAAGGGAGAACTACTGCCCCCGAAGGTGGACCAAATAAAGAAGGGCCGGCTTTTGCTCACGCACAAGACTCTACAGAGGCCACGCCTCACTCAGACCCGGACGCTCGCCCCTGCCCAAAAGAGCAGCATTTAGGAGACGGACATTCAACTAAATGGTTGGCATTTTCTCGGCAGCAGTTGAGAGAAATCCACTAGTCCAGACGCATGCGGGGTCGAAGGCAGAGCAGAGTTCAGAACCGGACTCGGGCGGAGGAAGGGGACAAAGACACTCCCCACCCATCCCGCACTTCTGTTCCTGTCTGACAGTCGGGTATTACTACAACCACCCAGTGCCGAAGACCTCGGCTTCCTTCCGCACACGTCAGCCCCAGTCTCTAGCTGGCGTGCCCCCTCCACGTCCAGACCAACTCCTCGCcactggagagggaggagagggagggtgggagaccACAGGCACTCAAGAAATGACTAGACAAATTCATGCCCCGTCTTCTTTCTACTTCATGCCAGGCTCTCCTCAAATGAGGTCTCAGCGACGCCTCCACTGACTCTCACCTAACAGAGCGCCTGCTTcactctgcccctctcccca of Equus quagga isolate Etosha38 chromosome 3, UCLA_HA_Equagga_1.0, whole genome shotgun sequence contains these proteins:
- the LYAR gene encoding cell growth-regulating nucleolar protein, which produces MVFFTCNACGESVKKVQVEKHVAICRNCECLSCIDCGKDFWGDDYKNHVKCISEDQKYGGKGYEGKTHKGDIKQQAWIQKINELIKRPNVSPKVRELLEQISAFDNVPRKKAKFQNWMKNSLKVHNESVLEQVWNIFSEASSTEPVSKERDQQPLNPVADPHAEISANVPCSKANDTTEEQAKVKKNKRERKEERQKKRKKEKKELRLENHQENSKSQKPKKRKMGREAEQEAGGEDSPKASGSAGKPSQRKRSKGLCAEDGAVGGGVDEEEAKTGPGKRKRKHSEIEAESKKKKIKFPGHSEGEEPENHEASAKGKFNWKGTIKAVLKQAPDNEIAIKKLRKKVLAQYYAVTNEHHKSEEELLVIFNKKISKNPTFKLLKDKVKLLK